The following coding sequences are from one Leptolyngbya sp. NIES-3755 window:
- a CDS encoding methylthioribose-1-phosphate isomerase (similar to AA sequence:cyanobase_aa:LBDG_37920) — translation MSLSPVYPVVWDRDRVLLIDQTRLPSEYALVDIHRCDDMARAIKTMIVRGAPAIGVAAAYGMYLGAREIEATNREQFLARLEKVAEQLRTTRPTAVNLFWAIEQMLKTARQTLGSVEYLKEALLLAAKQIQEDDLETCRSIGDHGLAALPSTPEKLRLLTHCNAGALATAGYGTALGVVRSTWAANRLERIYADETRPRLQGAKLTAWECAQEGIPVTVITDNMAAHCMQHGMIDAVVVGADRIAANGDAANKIGTYSVALIAKAHNIPFFVAAPVSTIDFQISDGSQIPIEERDPVEIYEIGETIICPPGIEYYNPAFDVTPAELITAIVTEFGAFAPNQIQARLHQQVV, via the coding sequence ATGTCTCTGAGTCCGGTTTATCCCGTTGTTTGGGATCGCGATCGCGTTCTCTTAATTGATCAAACTCGTTTACCGAGCGAATACGCTCTAGTTGATATTCATCGCTGTGATGATATGGCACGAGCGATTAAAACCATGATTGTTCGGGGTGCGCCAGCGATCGGAGTTGCTGCTGCGTATGGAATGTATCTGGGAGCGCGAGAAATTGAGGCAACGAATCGCGAACAGTTTTTGGCACGATTGGAAAAAGTGGCGGAACAGTTACGCACAACTCGTCCAACTGCGGTGAATTTGTTTTGGGCGATCGAGCAAATGCTAAAAACGGCTCGTCAAACTCTGGGATCAGTTGAATATCTCAAAGAAGCGCTCTTACTTGCCGCGAAACAGATTCAGGAAGACGATTTAGAAACTTGTCGATCGATTGGTGATCATGGTCTTGCTGCTTTACCTTCTACGCCTGAGAAATTACGCCTTCTAACGCACTGTAACGCGGGTGCATTGGCGACAGCGGGATATGGGACGGCTTTGGGAGTTGTGCGATCGACTTGGGCTGCAAACCGTTTAGAACGAATCTACGCAGATGAAACGCGACCTCGATTGCAAGGTGCAAAACTCACCGCTTGGGAATGCGCTCAAGAAGGAATTCCGGTGACGGTGATTACCGATAACATGGCGGCTCATTGTATGCAGCATGGAATGATCGATGCGGTTGTCGTGGGAGCCGATCGGATTGCTGCGAATGGAGATGCGGCAAATAAAATCGGAACTTACAGCGTGGCGTTAATTGCAAAAGCGCATAACATTCCGTTCTTTGTTGCGGCTCCAGTTTCAACGATCGATTTCCAAATCTCCGATGGTAGTCAGATCCCGATCGAAGAACGCGATCCCGTTGAGATTTACGAAATCGGTGAGACGATCATTTGTCCACCTGGAATTGAATATTACAATCCAGCATTTGATGTGACTCCAGCGGAATTAATTACTGCGATCGTCACTGAATTCGGCGCGTTTGCTCCCAATCAAATTCAGGCAAGATTGCATCAGCAAGTTGTTTAG
- a CDS encoding molybdenum cofactor synthesis domain protein (similar to AA sequence:cyanobase_aa:LBDG_37930): protein MLSVAEAEKLIFESIQAIEETNIVQLKECRDRILAAPITSKLDFPHWDNSAMDGYAVRFEDVKEPTTLEIIEEIPAGFQPQKTIQPGQAARILTGSVMPTGADTVIMQEETKRDGDRVSILTPAEKQGSFVRYRGSYYQAGNSLLTPGTVLKAPEIAILAAAQCLEIPVFRRLRVAVLSTGSELVTPDQPLQPGQIVDSNQYALEALVAEMGADVISLGIIRDDPTELKNAIAQAVQSADVVLSSGGVSVGDYDYVDRILEELNADIRIRSIAIKPGKPLTFATFPNSTLFFGLPGNPGSVLVTFLRFAQPAIRKLSGLAHSWKPEFFNAVTTQDLKSDGKREFYLVGSVSIANHTFQFTPTGGARLSGNLINLAGINTLGKMSIGQTHIPAGEFIQVLKIT from the coding sequence ATGCTATCAGTAGCAGAAGCGGAAAAGCTGATTTTTGAATCGATTCAAGCGATCGAGGAAACGAACATTGTCCAGTTAAAAGAGTGTCGCGATCGTATTCTCGCGGCTCCAATCACCAGCAAACTCGACTTTCCTCACTGGGATAATTCTGCAATGGATGGCTATGCAGTTCGATTCGAGGATGTCAAAGAACCAACAACTTTAGAAATTATCGAAGAAATTCCAGCAGGCTTTCAACCGCAGAAAACCATACAACCTGGACAAGCGGCAAGAATTCTCACGGGATCAGTGATGCCTACGGGTGCGGATACGGTGATTATGCAGGAAGAAACGAAACGAGACGGCGATCGCGTTTCTATCCTTACGCCTGCTGAAAAACAAGGTTCATTCGTTCGATATCGCGGTTCGTATTATCAAGCTGGAAATTCTTTGCTCACGCCTGGTACGGTTCTCAAAGCTCCTGAGATTGCGATTCTTGCAGCCGCTCAATGTCTAGAAATTCCAGTTTTTCGTCGCTTACGAGTGGCAGTTCTGTCAACGGGTAGCGAGTTAGTAACGCCAGATCAGCCGCTTCAACCCGGACAAATTGTGGACTCGAACCAATACGCGCTAGAGGCTTTAGTTGCAGAAATGGGAGCCGACGTGATTTCTTTGGGGATCATTCGAGACGATCCAACGGAATTGAAAAATGCGATCGCTCAAGCCGTCCAATCCGCTGATGTGGTTCTCTCTTCCGGTGGCGTTTCAGTTGGAGATTACGATTATGTCGATCGCATTCTCGAAGAATTAAACGCAGACATTCGGATTCGCTCGATCGCGATCAAACCTGGTAAACCGCTAACTTTCGCTACCTTCCCAAATTCAACGCTTTTCTTCGGTCTGCCCGGAAATCCAGGATCAGTTTTAGTGACATTTCTGCGATTTGCTCAACCTGCGATTCGGAAATTATCAGGACTCGCTCACAGTTGGAAGCCAGAATTTTTCAATGCTGTCACCACTCAGGATTTGAAATCGGATGGAAAGCGAGAATTTTATCTTGTGGGATCAGTGTCGATCGCAAATCACACGTTCCAATTCACTCCCACAGGTGGCGCTCGATTGTCAGGGAATCTGATTAATCTCGCTGGAATAAATACTCTCGGAAAAATGTCGATCGGACAAACCCACATTCCAGCAGGCGAATTCATTCAAGTTTTAAAAATCACCTAA
- a CDS encoding cell division protein FtsZ (similar to AA sequence:cyanobase_aa:LBDG_37940), with translation MTLNHNESNANPMTLNHQPESGIATSNTEGQMNNFSTSDNSNPFNSGLYHNQGLGLKTVPEDARSGDIVPGSIAKIKVIGVGGGGSNAVNRMIASDVAGVEFWSINTDAQALAQSTSMKRLQVGQKLTRGLGAGGNPAIGQKAAEESRDEIAAALENADLVFITAGMGGGTGTGAAPIVAEVAKELGALTVGIVTRPFTFEGRRRTGQAEEGVAALQSRVDTLIIIPNDKILSVVSEQTPVQEAFKTADDILRQGVQGISDIITIPGLVNVDFADVRAIMADAGSALMGIGIGSGKSRAREAAVAAISSPLLEASIDGARGVVFNITGGSDLTLHEVSQAADIIYEAVDPNANIIFGAVIDDRLQGEIRITVIATGFTQEIQPQASTKGATIPQPKARSISAPPVSQPPATPDSTQQKPPGLDIPEFLRTRRKPQK, from the coding sequence ATGACGCTTAATCATAATGAGTCGAATGCCAACCCAATGACGCTGAATCACCAGCCTGAATCCGGCATTGCCACCTCGAATACGGAAGGGCAAATGAATAACTTCTCAACCTCGGACAATTCCAATCCGTTTAATTCTGGGCTGTACCATAACCAAGGTCTGGGGCTTAAGACGGTTCCTGAAGATGCAAGGAGTGGTGATATCGTGCCTGGAAGCATTGCAAAGATTAAGGTGATTGGCGTGGGCGGTGGCGGCAGTAATGCGGTCAACCGAATGATTGCAAGCGATGTGGCTGGGGTTGAGTTCTGGTCGATCAATACGGATGCTCAAGCATTGGCGCAATCGACCTCGATGAAACGGTTGCAGGTCGGTCAAAAGTTAACTCGCGGACTCGGTGCGGGCGGAAATCCTGCGATCGGTCAAAAAGCGGCAGAAGAATCGCGGGATGAAATTGCTGCGGCACTCGAAAATGCGGATTTAGTCTTTATCACTGCTGGGATGGGTGGCGGTACTGGAACAGGTGCGGCTCCGATCGTGGCTGAAGTGGCAAAAGAATTAGGGGCGCTAACGGTTGGGATCGTAACTCGTCCGTTTACGTTTGAAGGTCGGCGACGAACAGGGCAGGCAGAAGAAGGAGTTGCTGCACTTCAAAGCCGTGTAGATACGCTGATTATTATTCCGAACGATAAGATTCTTTCGGTCGTTTCAGAACAAACTCCAGTTCAAGAAGCGTTCAAAACTGCCGATGATATTCTGCGCCAAGGGGTACAAGGGATTTCAGATATCATCACGATCCCCGGATTAGTGAACGTGGATTTTGCCGATGTCAGAGCGATCATGGCAGATGCAGGATCGGCTTTGATGGGAATCGGGATCGGGTCTGGCAAGTCACGAGCGAGAGAAGCGGCGGTTGCGGCAATTTCTTCTCCCTTGTTGGAAGCGTCGATCGATGGTGCTCGTGGCGTAGTCTTCAACATTACGGGCGGATCTGATCTCACCTTGCATGAAGTGAGCCAAGCGGCAGACATTATTTATGAAGCCGTTGATCCGAACGCCAATATTATTTTTGGTGCGGTGATTGATGACAGACTGCAAGGCGAAATTCGGATTACGGTGATTGCGACTGGATTTACTCAAGAAATACAGCCGCAAGCGAGTACGAAGGGCGCAACGATTCCACAGCCGAAAGCTCGATCGATCTCTGCTCCTCCGGTGAGTCAACCTCCTGCCACTCCAGACTCAACTCAGCAGAAACCACCAGGACTTGATATTCCTGAATTCCTAAGAACGAGACGCAAACCTCAAAAGTAG